From a single Candidatus Poribacteria bacterium genomic region:
- a CDS encoding Uma2 family endonuclease: protein MDTMEMTAAQAFLSPEEYLARERKALTKSEYRNGQLYALPGASRKHNIIAVHVSGELYMQLKERSCEIYTNDMRVKVSSAGLYTYPDVVVVCEEPQFEDTHFDTLLNPTVLIEVLSPSTAAYDRGEKFASYQKLDSLCEYVLISQDRVRVEHYLRQEQTWDLTEFHSLSDIFRLVSIACELSLQAIYAKVQFSEV from the coding sequence ATGGATACCATGGAAATGACCGCAGCACAAGCCTTCTTAAGCCCTGAAGAGTATCTCGCAAGAGAACGGAAAGCACTGACGAAAAGCGAATATCGTAATGGGCAATTGTATGCATTGCCAGGAGCAAGCCGCAAACATAATATAATCGCAGTTCATGTTTCTGGCGAACTTTACATGCAATTGAAGGAGCGGTCGTGTGAAATTTACACCAATGATATGCGTGTGAAGGTTAGCTCTGCCGGATTGTATACCTATCCAGATGTTGTGGTCGTTTGCGAAGAACCCCAGTTTGAGGATACACACTTTGATACGCTCCTGAATCCGACTGTTTTAATAGAGGTGCTTTCGCCGTCAACCGCTGCCTATGACCGAGGTGAGAAATTCGCATCCTATCAAAAACTTGATTCCTTGTGTGAATATGTCCTCATTTCACAAGACAGAGTGCGGGTTGAACACTATTTGCGGCAGGAACAGACGTGGGATTTAACAGAATTTCATTCCTTATCTGATATATTTCGGCTTGTTTCAATAGCGTGTGAATTATCCTTGCAGGCAATCTATGCGAAGGTTCAATTCTCTGAAGTGTAG
- the uvrC gene encoding excinuclease ABC subunit UvrC, with protein MKAEQPDNIDNPQATPELWQSLPNAPGVYLMKASDGAVIYVGKAIRLRARVRSYFREKSTSGLTSQMMRYVTEIDYIVTETEVEALILENNLIKAHQPRYNVKLKDDKRYPYLRVTTDEPFPRIHITRKAENDGTRYFGPFVHVRSTRQVLKQLTKLFPIRTCTLPLTETENRYRVCLDYHIGRCPGPCANKIDVPNYDEIVQKVCQFLSGNTDAVVKELTEQMQAAAEALDFETAAKYRDTLKDVQQAITTQNMDSVSAADEDVIGIAARTDIACVQLLRVRDGKLLEREHYYLNDADPESLATGLSAFISQYYQNAVFVPKTVVLPMQIASMELIEDWLSEKRGNRVGLHVPRAGRLRKLQTLASKNAEILLTQREQNVVYSSGVEPALVELQELLGLKHPLRRIEAYDISNIGDRFAVGSMVVLEDAKPASGEYRRFKIRSVEGQNDFAMMQEVITRRFRRALADDEKFNKLPDLMLIDGGKGQLSAAQAAMKTFASSHLPDIPMIALAKRIEEIFVPGKSDAIVLREDNPTLHMIQRLRDEAHRFAVTYHRQLRQKSLSESVLDEIPNLGPKRKQALLRHFGSIEAIREASLDGLLSVKGIPRSVAENIRKHL; from the coding sequence ATGAAGGCAGAACAACCTGACAATATCGACAATCCCCAAGCTACGCCTGAATTGTGGCAATCCCTTCCGAACGCGCCAGGGGTCTATCTGATGAAAGCCTCCGATGGTGCCGTTATCTATGTCGGAAAAGCAATCCGTTTGCGGGCTCGGGTCAGATCCTATTTTCGTGAGAAATCTACATCCGGGTTGACATCGCAGATGATGCGGTATGTTACAGAGATTGATTATATCGTCACAGAGACAGAAGTAGAGGCGTTGATTTTAGAAAATAACCTGATTAAGGCACACCAACCCCGCTACAACGTGAAACTGAAAGACGATAAACGCTACCCGTATCTACGCGTAACCACGGATGAACCTTTTCCTCGTATCCATATTACGCGTAAAGCCGAGAACGACGGAACACGCTATTTCGGCCCGTTTGTTCACGTGCGCTCAACACGCCAAGTGCTCAAACAACTAACAAAATTATTTCCGATTCGCACCTGCACACTACCGCTTACGGAAACGGAGAACAGATACCGGGTCTGTTTAGATTATCACATTGGTCGGTGTCCGGGTCCCTGTGCGAATAAGATAGACGTACCGAACTACGACGAGATCGTTCAGAAGGTGTGCCAGTTTTTAAGTGGGAATACGGACGCTGTTGTTAAAGAGTTGACAGAACAGATGCAAGCGGCAGCAGAGGCACTTGATTTCGAGACGGCGGCAAAATATCGGGATACGCTTAAGGACGTTCAACAGGCGATTACCACACAAAATATGGATAGTGTTTCCGCTGCAGACGAGGATGTCATCGGTATTGCTGCACGAACTGATATCGCATGCGTTCAACTTTTGCGGGTCCGGGATGGTAAGTTGCTTGAGCGTGAGCATTATTATCTTAACGATGCAGATCCAGAATCACTCGCGACTGGGTTAAGTGCTTTTATTTCGCAGTATTATCAAAATGCTGTCTTTGTTCCGAAGACGGTTGTCTTACCGATGCAAATTGCGTCGATGGAACTAATTGAAGATTGGCTCAGCGAAAAACGAGGGAACCGTGTCGGGTTGCATGTGCCGCGGGCAGGTAGACTCAGAAAATTGCAGACTTTGGCATCGAAAAATGCTGAGATTCTTCTGACGCAGCGTGAGCAAAACGTCGTTTATAGCAGTGGTGTGGAGCCAGCACTCGTTGAACTACAAGAACTGCTTGGGTTGAAGCATCCACTCCGACGTATTGAAGCGTATGATATTTCCAATATCGGCGATAGATTCGCGGTGGGGTCAATGGTCGTCTTGGAGGATGCGAAACCTGCGTCAGGAGAGTACCGTCGGTTCAAGATTCGCTCGGTTGAAGGGCAGAACGATTTCGCAATGATGCAAGAGGTAATCACTCGCCGCTTCCGCCGTGCCCTTGCAGATGATGAAAAATTTAATAAGCTGCCAGATTTGATGTTGATTGATGGTGGGAAAGGACAGTTGAGTGCCGCACAAGCAGCCATGAAAACGTTCGCTTCATCTCACCTTCCTGATATTCCAATGATAGCACTCGCGAAACGGATTGAGGAGATTTTTGTTCCGGGGAAGTCGGATGCAATTGTACTGCGCGAAGATAACCCGACGCTACACATGATCCAGCGGCTGCGGGATGAGGCGCATCGGTTTGCCGTCACGTATCATCGGCAGCTCCGACAGAAGTCGCTCAGTGAGTCAGTGCTTGATGAGATTCCAAACCTCGGTCCGAAGCGAAAACAAGCACTGCTTCGGCATTTTGGTTCAATTGAAGCGATTCGAGAAGCGAGTTTGGACGGATTGCTCTCTGTGAAAGGAATTCCACGCAGTGTCGCGGAAAATATTCGGAAGCACCTCTGA
- the trmB gene encoding tRNA (guanosine(46)-N7)-methyltransferase TrmB — MRETPDYNDLYYQNTTTHSQIIDIVTKRAVSLSEFSLPIDWEVCFGNSHPVEVEIGFGKGRFLLEASKRHPKVNYIGVERAQKYVELTRERFEKYIRHFGVDRASGTFSNVRLAWTDANYFLTRYVPTESVQAYHIYFPDPWPKKRQRKRRIFRNQDFLTALTRTLKSENGRLYIVTDYEEYFQEIQERLAGLPVLRPVAADLSPDQDIATNFEMKYVLEGRAIYRVVYEKFSS; from the coding sequence ATGCGCGAAACCCCCGACTACAACGATCTTTACTATCAGAATACAACTACCCACTCCCAGATAATTGACATTGTAACAAAGCGTGCTGTATCATTAAGCGAATTCTCACTACCGATTGATTGGGAAGTGTGCTTTGGAAACTCGCATCCCGTAGAAGTGGAGATTGGATTCGGAAAAGGGCGTTTTCTGCTCGAAGCGTCGAAAAGACATCCCAAGGTGAACTATATCGGCGTGGAACGGGCACAAAAGTACGTCGAATTGACGCGGGAACGGTTTGAGAAGTACATACGTCATTTCGGTGTGGACAGAGCATCGGGGACATTCTCGAATGTCCGTCTCGCGTGGACAGATGCAAACTACTTTTTGACCCGGTATGTGCCTACGGAATCTGTCCAAGCGTATCATATCTATTTCCCGGATCCGTGGCCCAAGAAACGGCAGCGGAAACGCCGGATTTTTCGGAATCAGGACTTTCTCACTGCATTGACGCGAACACTAAAATCGGAAAACGGTCGGCTTTATATTGTGACGGATTATGAGGAATATTTCCAGGAGATTCAAGAGCGTCTTGCAGGTTTACCGGTGTTGCGTCCCGTTGCAGCGGATCTCAGTCCAGATCAGGATATCGCGACGAATTTTGAAATGAAGTATGTCTTGGAGGGTAGGGCAATCTATCGGGTGGTGTATGAGAAATTTTCGTCTTAA